A single window of Granulicella mallensis MP5ACTX8 DNA harbors:
- a CDS encoding REP-associated tyrosine transposase produces the protein MRPYLLPSPLKLSRTAKAGCPILDARLYARQGGVSRTSATALLTSATLSPMPTGLRRYQQAGDLHHITVSCVRHRPILGTPEARDIFLKLLERTREIYDMNVFGYVVMPTHVHMLVAEPNKAPLSVAMQILKQRFSKTRPEEDVWETRYYDFNVRTEAKRIEKLKYIHRNPVRDGLVKEPDEWLWSSFRSYRYLEPGPVTLSRP, from the coding sequence ATGCGCCCTTACCTTTTACCATCGCCGCTGAAGCTCAGCCGAACCGCCAAAGCCGGGTGCCCCATCCTCGACGCGCGGCTTTATGCGCGGCAGGGTGGGGTATCGCGCACCAGCGCGACCGCCCTCCTCACCTCGGCTACACTCTCTCCTATGCCAACAGGTTTGAGACGCTACCAACAAGCCGGCGACTTGCACCATATCACCGTTAGCTGCGTTCGCCATCGCCCGATCCTCGGCACTCCAGAGGCTCGGGACATCTTTCTTAAGTTGCTCGAACGAACTCGTGAGATCTACGACATGAATGTCTTCGGCTACGTCGTCATGCCGACCCATGTTCATATGTTGGTCGCCGAACCAAACAAAGCTCCTCTCTCTGTGGCCATGCAGATTCTGAAGCAGAGGTTCTCAAAGACTCGCCCTGAAGAGGACGTGTGGGAGACGCGATACTATGACTTCAACGTGCGGACCGAAGCAAAGCGAATCGAGAAGTTGAAGTACATCCACCGAAACCCCGTAAGAGATGGGCTCGTAAAAGAGCCGGATGAGTGGCTATGGAGCAGCTTTCGATCCTATAGATATCTGGAACCCGGGCCTGTAACTTTATCGCGCCCATGA
- a CDS encoding SDR family oxidoreductase has protein sequence MSRTALVTGASRGLGAAMAVSLAEAGHRVAVNYFSNAARAQQLCEELHARGFQAQAFHADVREEDDVVRLVREVESALGPIDIAVVNATGHQPMLSIEQQTWRAYLDQLEFFVKSPLLIAQAVLPGMKQRGFGRIIQIGSEVVEIGNPCFANYVAAKAAQLGQTRSWARELAPSGVTVNLVAPGWIPTERALDATEAEKQAYTQRVPMLRMGVPEEVGRVVAFLASDASAFITGQKISVNGGNTLE, from the coding sequence ATGTCTCGTACTGCACTCGTTACCGGAGCCTCTCGCGGTCTTGGAGCCGCGATGGCTGTCTCTCTTGCAGAAGCTGGCCATCGCGTCGCGGTGAACTACTTCTCCAATGCCGCTCGTGCACAGCAGCTCTGCGAGGAACTGCACGCTCGTGGCTTTCAGGCTCAGGCTTTTCATGCCGATGTTCGCGAAGAGGACGATGTTGTCCGTCTGGTGCGCGAGGTCGAGTCCGCGCTGGGGCCTATCGATATCGCCGTCGTCAACGCGACAGGGCATCAACCGATGCTCTCGATCGAGCAGCAGACATGGCGTGCGTATCTCGATCAGCTTGAGTTCTTCGTCAAGTCTCCGCTGTTGATCGCGCAGGCAGTGCTGCCCGGGATGAAGCAGCGCGGCTTTGGCCGGATCATCCAGATCGGCAGTGAGGTAGTAGAGATCGGCAATCCGTGTTTTGCAAACTATGTCGCAGCCAAGGCGGCACAGCTTGGCCAGACGCGTTCGTGGGCGCGTGAGTTGGCTCCCTCTGGAGTCACGGTCAATCTGGTCGCTCCCGGCTGGATTCCCACGGAACGAGCTCTCGATGCTACCGAAGCAGAAAAACAGGCGTATACGCAGCGTGTGCCAATGCTCCGCATGGGGGTACCTGAAGAGGTGGGCCGAGTCGTCGCTTTTCTTGCAAGCGATGCTTCGGCTTTTATTACCGGGCAGAAGATCTCCGTGAATGGCGGCAATACGCTCGAGTAG
- a CDS encoding S1/P1 nuclease, with the protein MKRLVLALVVLFASMQPLWAWGPQGHRLVAEVAWDHLTPEARASVQALLGPESLADVSSWADHYLVGNNQTFYWHFINIPPDAAGYDRDRDCLLQPGVTRGSALDKWRDCAPERIDYNYQRVAGASLDKADRTVALKFLVHIVGDLHQPFHALGVGRGGNDVAVSVWGSPTCGTHPCNLHAVWDEKLLEHRGLDDAAYLKLLEAEISAKNMVAGTGTSGDWAVESRDLGRAALVKPGTNIDEAYYQANIATVNQRLEQGGLRLAKLINAAFAAAPVAK; encoded by the coding sequence ATGAAGCGCCTCGTACTCGCTCTTGTAGTGTTGTTCGCCTCTATGCAACCGTTGTGGGCCTGGGGCCCGCAGGGACATCGGCTGGTCGCCGAAGTAGCGTGGGACCACCTGACCCCGGAGGCTCGGGCAAGCGTGCAGGCGCTGCTCGGACCGGAGAGTCTGGCCGATGTGTCTTCGTGGGCCGATCACTACCTGGTCGGCAACAACCAGACGTTCTATTGGCATTTCATCAACATCCCTCCAGATGCGGCGGGGTACGACCGCGATCGTGACTGCCTGCTACAGCCGGGAGTTACGCGGGGCAGCGCCCTGGACAAATGGCGCGACTGCGCGCCAGAGCGGATCGATTACAACTACCAGCGCGTGGCCGGTGCCTCCCTGGATAAGGCGGACCGCACCGTAGCGCTGAAGTTCCTGGTACACATCGTTGGCGATCTGCACCAGCCCTTTCATGCCCTGGGTGTCGGCCGTGGCGGCAACGATGTCGCCGTAAGTGTCTGGGGCTCGCCGACGTGCGGCACACATCCCTGCAATCTCCATGCGGTGTGGGACGAGAAACTGCTTGAGCATCGCGGACTGGACGACGCGGCGTATCTCAAGCTGCTGGAAGCCGAGATCTCCGCGAAGAACATGGTCGCTGGAACAGGCACCTCGGGAGACTGGGCCGTGGAGTCGCGCGATCTGGGCCGCGCAGCGCTGGTAAAACCCGGCACCAATATCGACGAAGCTTATTACCAGGCGAACATAGCAACCGTAAACCAGCGGCTCGAGCAAGGCGGCTTACGACTGGCAAAGTTGATCAATGCGGCGTTCGCTGCGGCTCCTGTTGCAAAGTAA
- a CDS encoding VOC family protein, producing the protein MSETIHPETRIGHVHLRVADLERSLAFYHGVLGFEVMQRMGNSAAFLSAGGYHHHIGLNTWESLGGSAPPPGTTGLYHLAILYPTRRELGNALQRLIAAKIPLDGTADHGVSEALYLRDPDNNGVELYWDRPRSEWPKDVNDKLTMYTRPLDLHGLLAAAT; encoded by the coding sequence ATGAGCGAAACCATTCATCCCGAAACCCGCATCGGTCATGTGCATCTGCGCGTCGCAGACCTCGAGCGCTCCCTCGCCTTCTACCATGGTGTGCTCGGGTTCGAGGTGATGCAGCGAATGGGCAACTCCGCTGCATTTCTATCAGCGGGTGGATATCACCACCACATCGGCCTGAACACCTGGGAGAGCCTCGGCGGCTCCGCTCCGCCTCCGGGAACGACCGGGCTCTATCATCTAGCGATTCTGTATCCCACACGGCGCGAACTGGGCAATGCTCTACAGAGGTTGATTGCAGCCAAAATCCCTCTCGACGGAACCGCCGACCACGGCGTCAGCGAAGCGCTGTATCTTCGCGATCCCGACAACAACGGCGTTGAACTCTACTGGGATCGCCCACGCAGTGAGTGGCCTAAGGATGTCAACGATAAGTTGACGATGTACACACGTCCACTCGATCTACACGGACTGCTGGCGGCTGCAACCTGA